One Halovivax ruber XH-70 genomic region harbors:
- a CDS encoding ABC transporter ATP-binding protein, translated as MTEPLLSVENLHTHFETHDRTVHAVNGVSFDIEPGEVVGIVGESGSGKSVTARSIMRLEEPGKIANGSIRYRGEELTEATDETIRRLRGQDMSMVFQDPMTTLNPVFTVSEQIVESLKVHDNPDHQPLREYLRIPFLHDRTDWADKRDRVVELMSEVGIPNPEERLDAYPHEFSGGMRQRAMLAIALASEPDLLIADEPTTALDVTIQAQILQILSDLRASRDMSVMLITHDIGVVSEVCDRVIVMYGGQVMETGTTDQILTQPRHPYTQALLDCMPQQTERKEHLATIEGQVPDQLGDIEGCPFASRCAYADAACQSAPMPVCDCGDGQEAACCALDRVPDPTREAVGVEGSR; from the coding sequence ATGACCGAACCACTACTCTCCGTCGAGAACCTGCACACGCACTTCGAGACCCACGACCGAACCGTCCACGCCGTCAACGGCGTCTCGTTCGACATCGAGCCGGGGGAAGTCGTCGGCATCGTCGGCGAGAGCGGGAGTGGCAAGTCCGTCACTGCCCGTTCGATCATGCGGCTCGAAGAGCCAGGGAAGATCGCGAACGGCTCGATCCGGTACCGTGGCGAAGAGTTGACCGAAGCGACAGACGAGACGATTCGTCGCCTGCGAGGCCAGGATATGTCCATGGTCTTCCAGGACCCGATGACGACGCTCAACCCGGTCTTTACCGTCAGCGAACAGATCGTCGAGTCGCTGAAGGTCCACGACAATCCCGATCATCAGCCACTGCGCGAGTACCTGCGAATCCCGTTTCTCCACGACCGTACCGATTGGGCCGACAAACGCGACCGAGTCGTCGAACTCATGTCAGAGGTGGGCATCCCGAACCCCGAAGAACGACTCGACGCGTACCCACACGAGTTCTCCGGCGGCATGCGACAGCGAGCCATGCTCGCCATCGCGCTGGCGAGCGAGCCGGACCTCCTGATCGCCGACGAACCGACGACCGCCCTCGACGTCACGATCCAGGCCCAGATCCTGCAGATTCTGTCCGACCTCCGCGCCAGCCGGGACATGTCCGTGATGTTGATCACGCACGACATCGGCGTCGTCTCCGAAGTCTGCGACCGCGTCATCGTGATGTACGGCGGGCAGGTGATGGAGACCGGGACGACCGACCAGATCCTGACCCAACCCCGCCACCCGTACACGCAGGCGCTGCTCGATTGTATGCCCCAGCAGACGGAACGCAAAGAGCACCTGGCGACGATCGAGGGACAGGTGCCGGATCAACTCGGCGATATCGAGGGCTGTCCCTTCGCCTCGCGCTGTGCGTACGCCGACGCTGCGTGCCAGTCGGCTCCGATGCCGGTCTGTGACTGCGGCGACGGACAAGAGGCGGCGTGCTGCGCACTCGACCGCGTTCCGGACCCGACCCGGGAGGCGGTCGGCGTGGAGGGATCGCGATGA
- a CDS encoding ABC transporter ATP-binding protein, translated as MSVDRPGNATAGGSAAEADDATDARLNEAGSTAREPVIELEHVSKSFAMNDSLLDRLLGNTTSLAAVSNVSLSVHRGETLGVVGESGSGKSTLANLVTGLYTPTEGVISLDGTPVGGATDRPADLLADVGVVFQNASSSINPRMTVGDAIAEPLITQGWSADDCEERIAELLELVELSEHHLDRYTHELSGGQAQRVSIARAIATEPSVLVLDEPVSALDVSVKGSILNLLMRIQDELDLTYLLISHDLSAVKHVADRIAVMYVGELMEVGPAEELFERPAHPYTEALLAAIPNVDPASTIEDTFVLEGEVPSPVDPPSGCVFHTRCPMAEETCRTTVPDQIEVGDGWSRCHFAESVADDEEVTDAWQ; from the coding sequence ATGAGCGTCGATCGTCCCGGAAACGCGACGGCAGGTGGCAGTGCCGCTGAAGCTGATGACGCGACCGACGCACGACTGAACGAAGCCGGTTCGACCGCCCGGGAACCCGTCATCGAACTCGAGCACGTCTCGAAATCGTTCGCGATGAACGACTCACTGCTCGACCGACTGCTCGGCAACACGACCAGCCTCGCCGCCGTCTCGAACGTCTCGCTCTCGGTTCATCGCGGTGAGACGCTGGGCGTCGTCGGCGAGAGCGGGAGCGGCAAGTCGACGCTCGCGAACCTCGTCACCGGACTGTACACGCCGACCGAGGGAGTCATCTCGCTCGACGGGACCCCCGTCGGCGGGGCGACCGACCGCCCAGCAGACCTGCTCGCGGACGTGGGTGTCGTCTTCCAGAACGCGAGTTCGAGCATCAATCCCCGAATGACGGTCGGCGACGCCATCGCCGAACCCCTCATCACGCAGGGGTGGTCGGCCGACGACTGCGAGGAGCGAATCGCCGAACTGCTAGAGCTCGTCGAACTCTCCGAGCACCATCTCGATCGATACACGCACGAGCTCTCGGGCGGCCAGGCCCAGCGCGTCTCCATCGCACGGGCGATCGCCACCGAGCCGAGCGTCCTCGTCCTCGACGAGCCGGTCTCCGCGCTGGACGTCTCCGTCAAGGGGAGTATCCTCAACCTCCTCATGCGGATCCAGGACGAACTCGACCTCACCTACCTCCTCATCAGTCACGACCTGAGCGCCGTCAAGCACGTCGCCGACCGCATCGCCGTCATGTACGTCGGCGAGTTGATGGAGGTCGGGCCGGCCGAGGAGCTGTTCGAACGACCCGCTCACCCCTACACGGAGGCCTTGCTCGCGGCGATTCCGAACGTGGATCCAGCCTCGACCATCGAGGATACGTTCGTCCTCGAGGGCGAGGTCCCGAGCCCGGTCGACCCGCCGTCGGGCTGTGTCTTCCACACCCGCTGTCCGATGGCGGAAGAAACGTGTCGGACGACCGTCCCCGACCAGATCGAAGTCGGGGACGGGTGGTCGCGGTGTCACTTCGCCGAATCGGTCGCTGACGACGAGGAGGTCACCGATGCGTGGCAGTGA
- a CDS encoding M28 family peptidase: MTDWISETFCSTVGWEHLQTLVDLDHRMAGSDGERAGAEATRNVLSDVGARNARLETFELQGWTRGDSGVSHPDSGSSYDSIALPRSSTGQVDAEFVDLGYGLSADFASADVEGKIVMAASNVPSYHDRLIHRREKYYYAVEAGADGFVFRNHVDGQLPPTGSVGRPDHPIGEIPAVGVSMEVGAALGRRFDGEVLRLSVDADIHDTTSQNVHAELGPETDERVLVTAHLDGHDIGEGAMDDGAGTAMLVEIARALATRETPLDTRVEFVGFGSEEVGLCGSFYHAEGCDPRSVKAVVNLDGVVRGRTLQFFTHTFDELEAAVSRVADRYDHPVSIIPKEGFRGDQWPLVREGVPGYFVSGVRDSNGRGYGHTSADTFDKLDVRNLREQAIFLTELVADLARTETTIPHRERADVAASFEAEGRAEGMKIVGEWPYA, from the coding sequence ATGACCGACTGGATTAGTGAGACATTCTGTAGCACCGTCGGCTGGGAGCACCTCCAGACGTTGGTCGATCTCGATCACCGAATGGCCGGCAGCGACGGCGAGCGAGCTGGCGCTGAGGCCACACGAAACGTGTTATCCGACGTCGGCGCCCGAAACGCCCGCCTCGAGACGTTCGAGTTGCAGGGCTGGACCCGTGGTGACAGCGGCGTTTCCCACCCCGATTCTGGTTCATCGTACGACTCGATCGCGTTACCCCGTAGCTCCACCGGACAGGTCGACGCCGAGTTCGTCGATCTGGGATATGGGCTTTCGGCGGACTTCGCCTCCGCCGACGTGGAGGGAAAGATCGTCATGGCCGCGTCGAACGTCCCGAGTTACCACGATCGGTTGATCCATCGACGTGAGAAGTATTACTACGCCGTCGAGGCCGGCGCAGACGGATTCGTCTTCCGCAACCACGTCGACGGGCAACTTCCACCGACGGGATCCGTCGGGCGACCTGACCACCCGATCGGCGAGATTCCGGCCGTCGGCGTGAGCATGGAAGTGGGCGCCGCGCTCGGTCGGCGATTCGACGGTGAAGTCCTTCGCCTGTCCGTCGACGCCGACATTCACGACACGACGAGCCAGAACGTCCACGCCGAACTCGGTCCGGAGACCGACGAACGCGTTCTGGTGACGGCCCACCTCGACGGTCACGACATCGGTGAGGGGGCGATGGACGATGGTGCCGGCACGGCGATGCTGGTCGAGATCGCGCGGGCGCTTGCAACCCGCGAGACTCCCCTCGACACCCGGGTCGAGTTCGTCGGTTTCGGGTCGGAAGAGGTCGGTCTCTGCGGCTCGTTCTATCACGCCGAGGGTTGTGATCCGAGGTCTGTAAAGGCGGTCGTCAACCTCGACGGCGTCGTCCGTGGTCGGACCCTCCAGTTTTTCACTCACACCTTCGACGAGCTCGAGGCGGCCGTCTCGCGGGTGGCCGATCGATACGACCACCCCGTTAGCATCATCCCGAAGGAAGGATTCCGCGGCGACCAGTGGCCCCTCGTCCGCGAGGGGGTCCCCGGCTACTTCGTCTCCGGCGTCCGGGACTCGAACGGTCGCGGCTACGGCCACACGTCGGCCGACACCTTCGACAAGCTCGACGTCCGAAATCTTCGAGAACAGGCCATCTTTCTGACCGAGCTGGTCGCCGACCTGGCTCGGACTGAGACGACCATTCCCCACCGCGAGCGCGCCGACGTGGCGGCCTCGTTCGAGGCGGAGGGGCGCGCGGAGGGGATGAAGATCGTCGGGGAGTGGCCGTACGCCTGA
- a CDS encoding MFS transporter yields MVMVRDVAVVKYYFYKATEAVEFYRPIMYLYFLSLGLSFTHIVIFEALYNVATVVGEIPTGYVGDRIGRRNSLLVGSATITATLVAIALASSAIAFAVLFIVWSTGYNFRSGTEDAWVYETLADSDDTDAFTRVRGRGQSIALAAGVGASLVGGYLGGIDLAYPFLAAAMFTGVGTLVILTLDEPETYEESGSSELGLREAWDVVREALGQRRLRSFIIYYYVLFSAVTYLVFIFLQPAFESTMVDLGVDVVLSVPIPGFGAYELAVAPDNVETLLGGFYAAMNLASAAVSYRIGFLRERIGLSRWFVGAPLLVGVLLVAMAFVPALAFVALFVGWGIVEPTRVLAGQYVNDRVETLGRATVLSAMAMVSALTVIPFQLGSGVLSDSVSPVYTLSLAGGVLVVGSLAILLWESPVEPSSSVSAAD; encoded by the coding sequence ATGGTCATGGTCCGTGACGTGGCGGTGGTGAAATATTACTTCTACAAGGCGACCGAGGCGGTCGAGTTCTATCGACCGATTATGTATCTGTACTTCCTCTCGCTGGGTCTTTCATTCACTCACATCGTGATCTTCGAGGCGCTGTACAACGTGGCGACGGTGGTGGGCGAGATCCCGACGGGGTACGTCGGCGATCGGATCGGCCGGCGAAACAGTCTGCTGGTCGGGAGCGCCACGATCACCGCGACGTTGGTCGCCATCGCGCTCGCGAGTTCGGCCATCGCCTTCGCCGTCCTCTTTATCGTCTGGTCGACGGGCTACAACTTCCGGTCGGGGACGGAGGATGCGTGGGTGTACGAGACGCTCGCGGATAGCGACGACACAGACGCCTTCACGCGCGTCCGCGGCCGCGGACAGTCGATCGCACTGGCCGCCGGCGTCGGTGCGTCGCTGGTCGGCGGCTATCTCGGTGGGATCGACCTCGCGTATCCGTTCCTCGCCGCAGCGATGTTCACCGGTGTCGGCACGCTCGTCATCCTCACGCTGGACGAACCGGAGACCTACGAGGAGAGTGGGTCGAGCGAGCTCGGGTTGCGAGAGGCCTGGGACGTCGTTCGCGAGGCGCTTGGACAACGCCGACTGCGTTCGTTCATCATCTACTACTACGTGCTCTTCTCGGCCGTCACGTACCTCGTGTTCATCTTCCTCCAGCCGGCATTCGAATCGACCATGGTCGACCTCGGCGTCGACGTCGTCCTGTCGGTTCCGATTCCCGGCTTCGGGGCGTACGAACTCGCCGTCGCGCCCGACAACGTCGAGACGCTGCTCGGCGGGTTCTACGCCGCGATGAACCTCGCCTCGGCGGCCGTGAGCTACCGGATCGGATTCCTCCGGGAACGCATCGGCCTGTCTCGCTGGTTCGTCGGGGCCCCGCTGCTGGTGGGGGTGCTCCTCGTCGCGATGGCGTTCGTTCCGGCGCTCGCGTTCGTCGCCCTGTTCGTCGGCTGGGGAATCGTCGAACCGACGCGCGTCCTCGCCGGGCAGTACGTCAACGACCGCGTCGAGACGCTCGGTCGAGCGACCGTCCTGAGCGCGATGGCGATGGTCAGCGCGCTCACGGTGATTCCGTTCCAGCTCGGCAGCGGCGTCCTCTCTGACAGCGTTTCGCCCGTCTACACCCTCTCGCTCGCCGGGGGTGTGCTCGTCGTCGGCTCACTCGCAATCTTGCTCTGGGAGTCGCCTGTCGAACCGTCTTCGAGTGTCTCTGCGGCGGATTGA
- a CDS encoding class I SAM-dependent methyltransferase: MASDRSGTDELDHPLFSRLYRVFDPIDRRTLGPQRREIARELTGRVVDVGAGDGAMFPFVVEATGAGQAGPARESVVGADAPTDAVEYHAVEPDRTMRRRARSRATELGLPVEFHDARAETLPFADDSVDVVISSLVFCSIAEPGVALDEVARVLRPNGEFRFLEHVGGTGYYRRLQEGLTPVWKRVAGGCHLDRDTVDRFDADDRFELTEFVRTDVRLYPAAPIVRGTLRRVDDG, from the coding sequence ATGGCCAGTGATCGCTCCGGGACGGACGAGCTGGATCACCCGCTTTTCTCGCGGCTCTACCGGGTGTTCGATCCGATCGACCGCCGAACGCTCGGGCCACAGCGTCGGGAAATCGCCCGGGAGCTCACGGGCCGGGTCGTCGACGTCGGTGCGGGTGACGGCGCGATGTTTCCCTTCGTAGTCGAAGCGACCGGTGCGGGGCAAGCGGGACCCGCACGGGAATCAGTCGTCGGGGCGGACGCTCCCACCGATGCGGTCGAGTATCACGCGGTCGAGCCCGATCGGACGATGCGCCGCCGCGCTCGCTCGCGCGCTACGGAGCTGGGGCTTCCCGTCGAGTTCCACGACGCCAGGGCCGAGACGCTTCCCTTCGCAGACGATAGCGTGGACGTCGTCATCTCGTCGCTCGTGTTCTGTTCGATCGCCGAGCCGGGTGTGGCGCTCGACGAGGTCGCCCGCGTCCTCCGGCCGAACGGCGAGTTCCGCTTTCTGGAACACGTCGGCGGGACGGGGTACTACCGGCGTCTTCAGGAGGGCCTGACGCCGGTGTGGAAACGCGTCGCCGGCGGTTGTCATCTCGATCGTGACACCGTCGATCGGTTCGACGCCGACGACCGCTTCGAACTGACCGAGTTCGTCCGGACGGACGTTCGGCTCTATCCAGCCGCGCCGATCGTTCGAGGGACGTTGCGCCGCGTCGACGACGGATGA
- a CDS encoding phosphoribosyltransferase — MFDDRTDAGERLAAELDRRGVDADLVLGIPRGALPVARPVADALDADLDVVVASKIGAPGNPELAIGAAASDGAVWRNEGLIDRIGVPQDHIEREREVEVEAARTKLERYRGTSELPEIEGKHVVVVDDGVATGATARACLRQVREKDPASLTLAVPISSPDSAADLRAEADEVIALETPATFRAVGQFYRQFGQVSDEESMTYLDR; from the coding sequence ATGTTCGACGATCGAACGGACGCGGGCGAGCGCCTCGCGGCCGAACTCGACCGCCGCGGCGTCGACGCCGACCTCGTCCTCGGCATCCCCCGCGGAGCGCTTCCCGTCGCTCGACCCGTCGCCGACGCACTCGACGCGGACCTGGACGTCGTCGTCGCCTCGAAGATCGGGGCACCCGGAAATCCGGAACTGGCCATCGGCGCCGCGGCGAGCGACGGCGCCGTCTGGCGCAACGAGGGGCTCATCGACCGGATCGGCGTCCCACAGGATCACATCGAGCGCGAGCGCGAGGTCGAGGTCGAGGCGGCCCGCACCAAACTCGAACGCTATCGCGGCACGAGCGAGCTTCCAGAAATCGAGGGAAAACACGTCGTGGTCGTCGACGACGGCGTCGCGACGGGCGCGACCGCCCGCGCCTGCCTCAGACAGGTCCGCGAGAAAGATCCCGCCTCCCTCACCCTCGCCGTGCCCATCTCTTCGCCGGATTCCGCCGCCGACCTCCGGGCCGAAGCCGACGAGGTGATCGCCCTGGAGACGCCCGCCACGTTTCGCGCTGTCGGCCAGTTCTACCGGCAGTTCGGCCAGGTGAGCGACGAAGAGTCGATGACGTATCTGGACCGATGA
- a CDS encoding HD domain-containing protein encodes MMRDLANDEEIEQAIHYLVHSFESSGDNPKPVVLHSIRVGMNLYDREYETHIVIAGLLHDLLEDTAVTFDEIQSKFGTDVANIVEATSFDENIDDYLERHYDIYRRCFAVGRSAVAVKAADILDNSAYYGLGDSEELQQNLLEKMAYFIDQSEPYIGDEDIYQELNDKFPVVKERVTKNAETDV; translated from the coding sequence ATGATGAGGGATCTAGCAAACGATGAGGAGATCGAGCAAGCAATTCACTATCTAGTGCATTCGTTCGAATCCTCGGGCGATAACCCAAAACCGGTGGTCCTCCACAGTATCCGGGTGGGAATGAATCTTTACGACAGAGAGTATGAAACGCACATCGTCATCGCTGGTCTCCTTCACGACCTGTTAGAGGATACAGCTGTGACGTTCGACGAGATTCAGTCGAAGTTCGGGACTGACGTTGCAAATATCGTGGAAGCAACGAGTTTCGACGAGAATATCGACGACTATCTCGAAAGACACTACGATATTTATCGAAGATGCTTTGCGGTGGGGAGAAGCGCGGTGGCAGTCAAGGCTGCGGATATTTTGGATAACAGTGCTTACTACGGTCTGGGAGATTCCGAGGAACTGCAACAGAATCTGCTCGAAAAGATGGCGTATTTTATCGACCAATCTGAACCCTATATCGGGGACGAAGACATCTATCAGGAGCTCAATGACAAGTTCCCTGTTGTGAAGGAACGAGTAACGAAAAACGCCGAAACCGACGTTTGA
- the gdhB gene encoding glutamate dehydrogenase GdhB — protein sequence MSANVAEEAGDASDADEPESALENAKHQLARATEHVDIDPNVVERLKRPRKIHEVSLPLRRDDGSVEVLTGFRAQHDSVRGPYKGGLRYHPEVSRDECAGLAMWMTWKCAVMDLPFGGAKGGVVVDPKDLSSKEKERLTRRFTQEIRSAIGPTKDIPAPDMGTDPQTMAWLMDAYSMQEDETIPGVVTGKPPAIGGSEGREEAPGRSVAIVTREACEYYDYDLSETTVAVQGFGSVGANAARLLYEWDANIVAVSDVNGARYDADGIDVDKIPSHDEEPEAVTAATGVGEKIPNEELLELDVDVLIPAAIGNVLTEENADDVSADMIVEGANGPTTFAAAAIFDDRDIPVIPDILANAGGVTVSYFEWLQDINRRAWSLERVNEELETEMLSAWADVKDEVEDKDLTWRDAAYVVALKRIAAAHEFRGVWP from the coding sequence ATGTCCGCAAATGTTGCCGAGGAAGCGGGCGACGCTTCCGACGCAGACGAGCCGGAATCGGCTCTCGAGAACGCGAAACACCAGCTCGCTCGCGCGACGGAACACGTCGACATCGACCCGAACGTCGTCGAGCGCCTCAAGCGGCCGCGCAAGATCCACGAGGTCTCGCTCCCGCTCCGGCGCGACGACGGCAGTGTCGAAGTCCTGACCGGCTTCCGCGCCCAGCACGACAGCGTTCGCGGGCCGTACAAGGGCGGCCTGCGCTACCACCCGGAGGTCAGCCGCGACGAGTGTGCCGGCCTCGCGATGTGGATGACCTGGAAGTGCGCCGTCATGGACCTGCCCTTCGGTGGCGCCAAAGGTGGCGTCGTCGTCGATCCCAAGGACCTGAGTAGCAAGGAGAAGGAACGGCTGACCCGCCGGTTCACCCAGGAGATCCGCTCGGCGATCGGTCCGACGAAGGACATCCCGGCGCCCGACATGGGCACCGACCCGCAGACGATGGCCTGGCTGATGGACGCCTACAGCATGCAGGAAGACGAGACCATCCCGGGCGTCGTCACCGGCAAGCCGCCCGCGATCGGCGGCAGCGAGGGCCGCGAGGAAGCACCCGGCCGCAGCGTCGCCATCGTCACTCGCGAGGCCTGCGAGTACTACGACTACGACCTCTCCGAGACGACCGTCGCCGTGCAAGGCTTCGGCAGCGTCGGCGCGAACGCCGCCCGCCTGCTCTACGAGTGGGACGCCAACATCGTCGCCGTCAGCGACGTCAACGGCGCCCGATACGACGCCGACGGCATCGACGTCGACAAGATCCCCTCTCACGACGAAGAGCCCGAGGCCGTCACCGCCGCGACCGGCGTCGGCGAGAAGATCCCGAACGAGGAACTGCTCGAACTTGACGTCGACGTCCTCATCCCCGCCGCAATCGGCAACGTCCTCACCGAGGAGAACGCGGACGACGTCAGCGCGGACATGATCGTCGAAGGCGCGAACGGCCCGACCACCTTCGCGGCCGCCGCCATCTTCGACGACCGCGACATCCCCGTCATCCCCGACATCCTCGCCAACGCCGGCGGCGTCACCGTCAGCTACTTCGAGTGGCTCCAGGACATCAACCGCCGTGCCTGGTCGCTCGAACGCGTCAACGAAGAACTCGAAACCGAGATGCTCTCGGCCTGGGCCGACGTCAAGGACGAGGTCGAGGACAAGGACCTCACCTGGCGCGACGCCGCCTACGTCGTCGCGCTCAAGCGCATCGCCGCCGCCCACGAGTTCCGCGGCGTGTGGCCATAG
- a CDS encoding DUF5789 family protein has translation MAHEEPDVDRAQDRISERKAERAEATESILADVERRLGELEYPVTGEELSQEYALGEMDLPNETESLGSALDRLVNEEFSSADEAREAIYGEITGEAGNRDEANAGRDLERLDEQADRSITEGTDQR, from the coding sequence ATGGCACACGAAGAGCCCGACGTCGACCGTGCACAGGACCGGATCAGCGAACGGAAAGCGGAGCGGGCCGAAGCGACGGAGTCGATCCTCGCGGACGTCGAACGACGGCTGGGTGAACTCGAGTACCCGGTCACGGGTGAAGAACTCTCACAGGAGTACGCGCTAGGCGAGATGGATCTGCCGAACGAGACCGAATCGCTCGGGAGCGCGCTCGACAGGCTGGTGAACGAGGAGTTCTCGTCCGCCGACGAAGCCCGCGAAGCGATCTACGGGGAGATAACGGGCGAGGCGGGAAATCGCGACGAGGCGAACGCCGGACGTGATCTCGAGCGACTCGACGAACAGGCAGACAGGTCGATCACCGAGGGGACCGATCAGCGCTGA